One genomic window of Arthrobacter sp. KBS0703 includes the following:
- a CDS encoding GNAT family N-acetyltransferase produces MIHIDPDDPAREDVHQLLSEHLADMFATSPAESVHALDPTALSGPSITLWTAREDGELLGCGALKLLDSPPGSAQHGEIKSMRTTARARGRGVATLMLRHILDDARSRDFKRIYLETGTEEYFAPARRLYARHGFTECPPFAGYALDPNSVFMELRL; encoded by the coding sequence ATGATTCACATTGACCCCGATGACCCCGCCCGCGAGGATGTCCACCAACTCCTGAGCGAGCACCTGGCGGACATGTTCGCCACTTCTCCGGCCGAAAGTGTGCACGCACTGGACCCCACAGCCCTGTCCGGGCCGTCCATCACCCTTTGGACGGCCCGCGAGGACGGCGAGCTCCTGGGGTGTGGCGCGCTTAAACTCCTCGACTCCCCGCCCGGCTCTGCACAGCACGGCGAGATCAAGTCCATGCGGACCACAGCACGTGCCCGGGGGCGCGGCGTCGCGACCCTCATGCTCAGGCACATCCTGGACGACGCCCGAAGCCGGGACTTCAAGCGCATCTATCTTGAGACAGGAACAGAGGAGTATTTCGCTCCCGCCCGGCGGCTGTACGCCCGCCACGGATTCACCGAGTGTCCGCCCTTTGCCGGCTACGCCCTGGATCCAAACAGCGTTTTCATGGAACTCCGCCTCTGA
- the arfB gene encoding alternative ribosome rescue aminoacyl-tRNA hydrolase ArfB — protein MDLEVSPSLTIPSSELGWRFSRSSGPGGQHVNTSDTRVELSWNVVDSTALSDGQRLMLVTRLGRRLIAGVITVTASEHRSQLRNREIALAKLSDLVAEGLAPEAAQRRATKPTRGSNRRHRAAKEQRAATKQQRRRPPAE, from the coding sequence ATGGATCTGGAAGTGTCGCCCTCGCTCACGATTCCCTCGTCGGAACTCGGCTGGCGGTTCTCGCGTTCATCCGGGCCAGGCGGGCAACACGTCAACACCTCGGACACCCGCGTCGAGCTGTCGTGGAACGTCGTTGACTCGACTGCGCTTTCGGACGGCCAACGCCTGATGCTGGTCACGCGTCTCGGCCGTCGCCTCATCGCTGGGGTCATCACCGTGACCGCCTCCGAGCATCGCTCTCAGCTGCGTAACCGCGAGATCGCCCTGGCCAAGCTCTCCGACCTCGTGGCCGAGGGTCTTGCTCCAGAAGCTGCTCAACGCCGGGCGACTAAACCCACCCGGGGTTCGAACCGTCGGCACCGCGCTGCGAAGGAACAGCGGGCGGCGACGAAACAGCAGCGAAGGCGTCCGCCCGCCGAGTAG
- a CDS encoding BBE domain-containing protein, whose amino-acid sequence MIEPQDPLYEEARAVWNGMVNVHPRAVARTAAGEHVRSGGGTILVLQPEFGMGDEPWMIVGFAWVADDHQAGLKLLEQLRLEAPPDQEEVGATSWVGWQGAMDTVFPKGSRGYWKNVAFSSLDQEVIDVLVGLASELTWQGTGIDVHHLEGAFGRVPEVATAFPNRSARYWLNVYGFWHDPSEDDRLTAFARKAYALMQPFSEEGQYVNFLGAELGPHDADAARRAYGQEKYQRLLALKDRYDPQSLPPHHNIPPTPV is encoded by the coding sequence TTGATCGAGCCACAGGATCCGCTCTATGAGGAAGCCCGGGCGGTATGGAACGGCATGGTCAATGTCCATCCTCGTGCCGTTGCCCGGACGGCCGCCGGCGAGCACGTGCGCAGCGGCGGAGGGACGATCCTCGTACTCCAGCCCGAATTCGGGATGGGCGACGAGCCGTGGATGATTGTCGGATTCGCCTGGGTTGCCGACGACCACCAAGCCGGCCTCAAGCTCCTTGAGCAACTGCGCCTAGAGGCTCCTCCCGACCAAGAGGAAGTGGGCGCGACTTCGTGGGTGGGCTGGCAGGGCGCCATGGACACCGTGTTTCCTAAGGGCTCGCGCGGCTACTGGAAGAACGTTGCGTTCTCCAGCCTCGACCAGGAGGTCATCGACGTACTGGTTGGTTTAGCCTCCGAGCTGACCTGGCAGGGCACGGGGATAGACGTCCACCATCTGGAAGGCGCGTTCGGACGGGTGCCGGAAGTGGCCACAGCGTTCCCGAACCGGTCCGCGCGTTACTGGCTCAACGTCTATGGGTTCTGGCACGACCCATCCGAGGACGACCGGCTGACCGCCTTTGCCCGCAAGGCCTACGCACTCATGCAGCCATTCTCCGAGGAAGGCCAATACGTCAACTTCCTTGGCGCCGAACTCGGACCCCACGACGCAGACGCCGCGCGCCGGGCCTACGGGCAGGAGAAATATCAGCGCCTCCTTGCACTCAAAGACCGCTACGACCCACAATCTCTTCCGCCTCACCACAACATTCCGCCGACGCCCGTCTAG
- a CDS encoding UBP-type zinc finger domain-containing protein, translating into MNVVQGIDVSVPPSGAGCIECDASGGWWLHLRRCAQCGHIGCCDNSPAQHASAHARSTGHPVIRTFEPGEAWFYDYPRSTFFDGPDLAPPAHHPLDQSVPGPASRVPQDWRHKLA; encoded by the coding sequence ATGAACGTGGTGCAGGGCATTGATGTCTCGGTCCCGCCCAGCGGTGCCGGATGCATTGAATGCGACGCCAGCGGAGGCTGGTGGCTGCATCTTCGCCGGTGTGCCCAGTGTGGCCACATCGGCTGTTGCGACAACTCGCCGGCCCAACACGCCTCCGCTCATGCCCGATCCACGGGCCATCCCGTCATCCGCACCTTCGAACCGGGCGAAGCCTGGTTCTACGACTACCCCCGCTCCACTTTTTTCGACGGACCGGACCTGGCGCCGCCGGCCCATCACCCACTCGATCAGAGCGTCCCGGGGCCGGCCTCGCGAGTCCCCCAAGACTGGCGCCACAAGTTGGCCTGA